In Hydrogenovibrio marinus, a single genomic region encodes these proteins:
- the msbA gene encoding lipid A export permease/ATP-binding protein MsbA: MKKTTTLKLYSRLLGFIKPYWQTIIPMLLALVVAAGMEPLMPALLKPLVDDTLIAKDPQSITQIPLLLLLVFVVKGFAEYASKVLSEWIAHKAIVDIRYAMFKKLNRLPLGTYQKYSSGKLTSKITYDVLQVGNTLSEAWIIVIRDTLIIMGLLGYLFYTSWQLTLMILLIGPVIGFIIDRASRMMRGSSTEMQNSMGHMTQALEEGILAHKDIKIYGAEAYEENKFHSVADALRKHTMAVIKVSAANVPLVQVLAAAALAAVLYVISLMSAQNLFTPGELIAFIAAMAMIFEPIRRLTNINETIQKGMAAAESIFEILDLPDEKDTGTKTLAGISHNIRFDNVNFRYHPRSKYIIHNLSLDFPINKTTALVGESGSGKTTIANLLARFFRVSDGAIFINEQNINDYSLSSLRAHIAFVSQDVVLFNDTIRANIAYGLSDIDEKDIIDAAKASHSWDFIRSLPEGLDTIIGDKGSNLSGGQKQRIAIARAFLKNAPILIMDEATSALDNQSESMVQQAIDKLRENRTVIIIAHRLSTIESADQIIVLDQGQLVEKGTHEFLLSQEGSYANLYQKGSLDELTK, from the coding sequence ATGAAAAAAACAACAACGCTAAAACTCTACTCTCGTCTTCTGGGCTTTATCAAACCCTATTGGCAAACGATTATTCCGATGCTACTTGCGCTTGTCGTCGCTGCAGGCATGGAACCCTTGATGCCTGCATTATTAAAACCTCTTGTAGATGACACCCTTATAGCCAAAGACCCTCAATCAATCACTCAAATCCCACTACTTTTGCTTTTGGTTTTTGTCGTGAAAGGCTTTGCAGAGTATGCCAGTAAAGTTTTAAGCGAATGGATTGCACACAAAGCAATTGTTGATATTCGTTATGCCATGTTCAAGAAACTAAATCGCCTTCCGCTTGGTACTTACCAAAAATACAGTTCGGGAAAACTAACCTCCAAGATCACCTATGACGTATTGCAAGTTGGTAATACATTAAGTGAAGCTTGGATTATCGTAATTCGCGATACATTAATCATTATGGGATTACTTGGCTATCTGTTTTATACCTCATGGCAATTGACCTTGATGATCCTGCTAATCGGTCCTGTTATCGGCTTTATTATTGATAGAGCAAGTCGAATGATGCGCGGCTCAAGTACCGAAATGCAAAATAGCATGGGACACATGACACAAGCCTTGGAAGAAGGCATTCTTGCGCATAAAGATATTAAAATTTATGGTGCTGAAGCCTATGAAGAAAACAAGTTTCATAGTGTTGCTGACGCTTTAAGAAAACACACGATGGCAGTCATCAAAGTTTCAGCCGCCAATGTGCCTTTGGTTCAGGTATTGGCAGCCGCTGCCTTAGCAGCGGTGCTCTACGTTATATCGTTGATGTCTGCTCAGAACTTGTTCACGCCTGGGGAGTTGATTGCATTTATTGCCGCCATGGCAATGATTTTCGAACCTATCAGACGCTTGACCAATATCAATGAAACCATTCAAAAAGGAATGGCTGCAGCAGAAAGTATCTTCGAGATACTTGATCTTCCTGATGAAAAAGATACAGGGACCAAAACGCTTGCTGGCATCAGTCACAATATTCGCTTCGACAACGTGAACTTTAGATACCACCCTAGGTCTAAATACATCATTCACAACTTATCGTTGGATTTTCCTATTAATAAAACAACCGCTTTGGTTGGTGAGTCTGGTTCAGGAAAAACGACCATTGCCAATTTACTAGCACGTTTTTTCAGAGTTTCAGATGGCGCAATATTCATTAATGAGCAAAATATAAATGATTACTCCCTTTCTTCTTTGAGAGCGCATATTGCATTCGTTAGCCAAGATGTTGTCCTGTTCAACGACACCATTAGAGCAAACATCGCTTATGGACTGTCCGATATAGATGAAAAAGACATTATTGACGCTGCTAAGGCTTCACACTCTTGGGATTTTATTCGCTCATTACCTGAAGGGCTGGATACCATTATTGGTGATAAAGGCTCAAATTTATCTGGGGGCCAAAAACAACGTATCGCCATCGCAAGAGCGTTCCTAAAAAATGCGCCTATCCTGATTATGGACGAAGCAACTTCAGCTCTTGATAACCAATCAGAATCAATGGTACAGCAAGCGATTGATAAACTACGCGAAAACAGAACGGTGATTATCATTGCTCACAGGCTTTCGACGATTGAAAGTGCCGACCAAATTATTGTCTTAGACCAGGGACAACTTGTAGAAAAAGGAACGCACGAGTTTCTTCTATCTCAAGAAGGCAGTTATGCCAATCTATATCAAAAAGGGTCTTTAGATGAGCTCACCAAGTAA
- the rfaD gene encoding ADP-glyceromanno-heptose 6-epimerase codes for MIVVTGGAGFIGSNIVKALNEQGIADILVVDNLKNGKKFINLADCDFADFLDKEDFQTRIFAEEGLPEIECVFHQGACSATTEWDGKFMMDNNYEYSKDLLNFCLNRKIPFLYASSASVYGDGPTFIEKREYEKPLNVYGFSKFQFDQYIRRVLPHAESQVVGFRYFNVYGPREQHKGDMASVAFKLHNQILKGEKLKLFGPYDGYDAGMQTRDFVYVEDVVKVNLWFKDNPDKSGVFNLGPAAAEPFKNIAEAVIQFHGKGEIEYIPFPEHLKGAYQSYTQADNSLLREAGYTGEFHTVAEGVHKYLTWLSENPTTLNFTK; via the coding sequence ATGATTGTAGTAACAGGCGGTGCCGGATTTATTGGTTCTAATATCGTTAAGGCTTTGAATGAGCAGGGTATTGCCGATATCTTAGTGGTTGATAATTTAAAAAATGGTAAAAAATTCATTAATTTAGCTGATTGTGATTTTGCTGATTTTTTAGATAAAGAAGATTTTCAGACGCGAATTTTTGCCGAAGAAGGTCTGCCTGAAATTGAATGTGTTTTTCACCAAGGTGCTTGTTCAGCCACTACGGAGTGGGACGGTAAGTTCATGATGGATAACAATTATGAATATTCCAAAGATTTGCTGAACTTCTGTTTGAACAGAAAAATCCCTTTTCTTTATGCCTCATCAGCCTCTGTGTATGGCGATGGACCGACGTTTATAGAAAAACGTGAGTATGAAAAGCCGCTGAATGTTTATGGATTCTCCAAGTTTCAATTTGACCAATATATCCGTAGAGTTCTTCCTCATGCAGAAAGTCAGGTTGTTGGCTTTAGATACTTCAATGTATATGGTCCGAGAGAACAGCACAAAGGGGATATGGCGAGTGTTGCATTCAAACTGCATAATCAAATCTTAAAGGGCGAAAAGCTCAAACTTTTTGGTCCGTATGATGGCTATGATGCTGGGATGCAGACGCGAGATTTTGTCTATGTTGAAGATGTTGTTAAAGTCAACTTGTGGTTTAAAGATAACCCGGATAAGTCAGGGGTATTCAACTTAGGGCCAGCGGCAGCGGAACCTTTTAAAAACATAGCAGAAGCTGTGATTCAGTTTCATGGTAAGGGTGAGATTGAGTACATTCCTTTTCCAGAACACCTTAAAGGTGCATACCAAAGCTATACTCAAGCTGATAATAGCTTGCTGCGAGAAGCAGGTTATACCGGAGAATTTCACACAGTTGCCGAAGGTGTTCATAAATATCTAACTTGGTTGAGTGAAAATCCGACAACACTGAATTTTACTAAATAA
- a CDS encoding glycosyltransferase family protein yields the protein MIKVVCLKWGTKYGPEYVNRLYRMVKTHMSLPFTFTCITENSEGLNPEIQIQPLPDLGLKGWWYKLLIFKRGFLDASAGDKVLFLDLDVVILNSLNDVVTYSDDFCISADDTEHQYNSSVMCFYPEKFSFIWDAFDVQKDLVVNQMHGDQDWIQYIYQNATIYPKQLIKSFKIDLDCKTPFSFGKVGRFFRKKMPFLLPRGEVDYPENTAIVLFHGKPDPEDVMDGPYDKYRCAPWVKEFWK from the coding sequence ATGATTAAAGTTGTTTGTTTGAAATGGGGTACAAAGTACGGGCCGGAATACGTCAATCGACTTTATCGAATGGTCAAAACTCATATGAGTTTGCCATTTACATTTACTTGTATCACGGAGAATTCAGAAGGTCTTAACCCTGAAATACAAATTCAGCCGCTGCCAGATTTGGGTTTAAAAGGTTGGTGGTACAAGCTTTTGATTTTTAAACGTGGATTTTTAGACGCTTCTGCTGGTGATAAAGTGCTTTTCTTGGATTTAGACGTCGTTATTTTAAACTCATTGAATGATGTTGTGACTTATAGTGATGACTTTTGTATTTCAGCGGATGATACCGAGCACCAGTACAACAGCTCTGTAATGTGTTTTTATCCTGAAAAGTTCAGTTTTATTTGGGATGCCTTTGATGTGCAAAAAGACCTCGTAGTAAATCAGATGCATGGCGATCAAGATTGGATACAGTATATTTATCAAAATGCGACCATTTATCCGAAACAACTTATTAAGTCTTTTAAAATTGATTTAGATTGCAAGACACCTTTTTCCTTTGGAAAGGTGGGGCGTTTTTTCAGAAAGAAAATGCCTTTCCTATTGCCAAGGGGGGAGGTTGATTACCCAGAGAATACGGCAATTGTTTTGTTTCATGGTAAACCTGATCCAGAAGATGTTATGGACGGCCCTTATGACAAGTATCGATGTGCACCATGGGTAAAAGAATTTTGGAAATAG
- the waaC gene encoding lipopolysaccharide heptosyltransferase I, producing the protein MRILLIKMSSMGDVFHAFPALSDAQANIPDLTVDWVVEKAFAEIPSWHPVVDKVYPIELRRWRKTPFSSKTRSEIKTFFEEINRTQYDLVLDAQGLYKSLWVAKKVEAPIYGMDFSSVREPLVSLFYNHKIHVGKAQHAITRLRELFSKALNYSISPNSSIAYGLNTSDWKRPELPWQSEPYMVFLHGTTWDTKCWPEEYWRELLHKICQVGYKVILPWGSKEEQERSYRLQQGCEGCTWVPEQLLSLNDIARILKFSKAVASVDTGLSHVATALDVPMVVLYRVTDPKLVGALGESVCHLVSPEAENYVKSFRDAQQQEASLKGLDVDTVFQALDGMVSHE; encoded by the coding sequence ATGCGCATTCTGTTAATCAAAATGTCTTCTATGGGGGATGTGTTTCATGCATTCCCTGCACTTTCCGACGCGCAAGCCAATATCCCAGACCTCACCGTTGATTGGGTGGTTGAAAAGGCATTTGCTGAAATTCCAAGCTGGCATCCTGTGGTGGATAAGGTTTACCCGATTGAATTAAGACGCTGGCGTAAAACCCCTTTTAGTTCCAAAACCCGATCCGAAATAAAAACTTTCTTTGAAGAAATCAATCGCACTCAATATGATTTGGTGTTAGATGCACAAGGCTTGTATAAGAGCTTGTGGGTTGCCAAAAAAGTTGAGGCGCCAATTTATGGCATGGATTTCTCCAGCGTAAGAGAGCCCTTGGTGAGCTTATTTTACAACCACAAGATTCATGTCGGAAAAGCACAGCATGCCATCACTCGGCTTAGAGAGCTATTCTCCAAAGCACTTAATTATTCAATTTCTCCAAATTCATCAATCGCCTATGGTCTGAATACATCTGACTGGAAAAGGCCTGAGCTACCCTGGCAGTCAGAGCCTTACATGGTTTTTCTACACGGAACGACTTGGGATACAAAATGCTGGCCAGAAGAGTATTGGCGTGAGCTGCTGCACAAAATCTGCCAGGTTGGGTATAAGGTTATTTTGCCTTGGGGCTCGAAGGAAGAGCAAGAACGCTCATATCGTTTGCAACAGGGATGCGAAGGCTGTACGTGGGTACCCGAACAGCTTCTCAGTTTGAACGATATTGCAAGAATATTGAAGTTTTCAAAGGCTGTGGCTTCTGTTGATACTGGTTTGTCTCATGTCGCCACTGCGTTGGATGTGCCGATGGTCGTTTTGTACCGAGTAACCGATCCTAAATTGGTGGGCGCTTTGGGTGAGTCGGTATGCCATCTGGTTTCGCCAGAAGCAGAAAATTATGTGAAGTCATTTAGAGATGCTCAACAACAGGAAGCATCTCTAAAAGGATTGGATGTGGACACTGTTTTTCAAGCGCTTGATGGAATGGTGTCCCATGAGTGA
- a CDS encoding O-antigen ligase family protein, with product MLAKLQNMSEVWQKRLFVVMTAAAIAPLYFESASQIGGTLFLLSLILLSIVAWSKKNISLNAFEKGWIWVAMIYTLVFVLSFLLRPPYTCDGIWRLSSSGFILLLLVWFWISIKLKLGTTVIKSVAFMSLIFAILLLGLELYISKGWYVGYRYGGVLADLGKTGFFLPLTAFLLGLLFLKERRAVYLVLYFVAFLLSALVASRTALAMITVPLFFTVVYFLFSTKSLSCVKKLGVVIIALAVIGSSMYLSKSKLDETFHDYKLAEHSNYYSSMGMRLAMLKVGMQMVENHYVLGVGPNLYKTELKHYVRLTNYSEEVKNSISSFTHLHNQFLMDFVLSGIAGIISLILFIGYPIKVLYQLFKYGRKEEAIFGIGFMVGFWFILFFGAIFTYTYTTILYMLTIGSVILFYRDELGKKHD from the coding sequence ATGTTGGCGAAACTACAAAACATGAGTGAAGTTTGGCAAAAGCGATTATTTGTTGTCATGACAGCAGCAGCAATTGCACCGTTGTATTTTGAGAGTGCTTCCCAGATAGGGGGAACTCTTTTTCTTTTATCTCTCATTTTGTTGTCAATCGTAGCATGGAGTAAAAAAAACATATCTCTCAATGCCTTTGAAAAAGGTTGGATATGGGTGGCTATGATTTATACACTTGTATTTGTTTTAAGTTTTTTGCTACGCCCTCCATATACTTGTGATGGTATCTGGCGATTGTCTTCATCCGGGTTTATTTTATTGCTGTTGGTTTGGTTTTGGATTTCTATTAAATTGAAATTAGGTACTACGGTTATTAAGTCAGTGGCATTCATGTCGCTGATTTTTGCAATTCTTTTGTTAGGGCTAGAGCTCTATATCTCTAAAGGCTGGTACGTGGGATACCGATATGGAGGAGTACTGGCTGACTTGGGAAAAACTGGGTTCTTTTTGCCTTTGACAGCCTTTTTGCTGGGACTTCTTTTTTTGAAAGAGCGCAGAGCGGTTTATTTAGTGCTATATTTTGTGGCTTTTTTGTTGTCAGCTTTGGTTGCCTCCAGAACTGCCTTGGCGATGATTACGGTTCCACTTTTTTTTACAGTGGTTTATTTTCTGTTTAGTACGAAAAGCTTAAGTTGTGTCAAGAAATTGGGTGTTGTTATTATTGCCTTAGCTGTGATTGGTAGTTCAATGTATTTATCAAAGAGTAAATTGGATGAGACGTTTCATGACTATAAACTAGCAGAGCATAGTAATTATTATTCCTCCATGGGCATGCGTTTAGCAATGTTAAAAGTTGGAATGCAGATGGTAGAGAATCACTACGTTTTAGGTGTTGGGCCAAATTTATATAAAACAGAGCTAAAGCACTACGTGCGACTTACAAACTATTCTGAAGAGGTCAAGAACTCAATTTCTAGCTTTACCCACTTGCACAACCAGTTTTTAATGGATTTTGTTTTATCTGGTATCGCAGGCATTATTTCTTTAATTTTGTTTATAGGGTATCCCATCAAAGTACTGTACCAACTCTTTAAATATGGAAGGAAGGAAGAAGCCATTTTTGGAATAGGCTTTATGGTTGGATTCTGGTTTATTTTATTTTTTGGCGCAATTTTTACCTATACTTACACCACTATCTTATATATGTTAACGATTGGTTCGGTAATTCTTTTTTATCGAGATGAGTTAGGTAAAAAACATGATTAA
- a CDS encoding lysophospholipid acyltransferase family protein codes for MSSPSKSSTTFQTSFLHPRFWGIWIVYGILRLVGFLPYKAKIRFGETLGLLLFYIAGSRKNRAMKNIEIAFPDKKADDIKLLLKEHFKSLGVGLIEISITAWGQHRKSETQNELKYFSYHGLEHVNNNKEHGILLLVPHFTTMEMSGLMLSFVMDYSPIYRKHDNPLLEYLITKARTRNITSTIQKKVSPLLNTDTKIMLKALRSNQVLWIAPDQKYNGQGSIDVPFFNKPAPTNPGITKLAKLGHAKVIPCFTRRNGVRYEMYFHAPLENFPSGNDYEDILRLHKLYEDEIRQNPSQYLWVHNRWSL; via the coding sequence ATGAGCTCACCAAGTAAAAGCTCTACAACCTTTCAAACCAGCTTCCTGCACCCTAGGTTTTGGGGGATTTGGATTGTTTACGGAATACTTCGACTAGTAGGGTTTCTACCATATAAAGCAAAAATTCGCTTTGGAGAAACTCTAGGACTTCTCTTGTTTTACATCGCTGGCAGTCGAAAAAACAGAGCGATGAAAAATATAGAAATCGCATTTCCAGATAAAAAAGCTGACGACATAAAGCTTTTACTTAAAGAGCACTTTAAATCGCTCGGTGTAGGGCTGATCGAAATTTCAATCACCGCTTGGGGACAACATCGGAAATCTGAAACCCAGAATGAATTGAAATACTTTTCCTACCATGGTCTTGAGCATGTCAACAACAATAAAGAGCACGGCATTCTACTTTTAGTTCCGCACTTTACCACGATGGAAATGTCAGGACTTATGTTGTCATTCGTAATGGATTACAGCCCTATATACCGAAAGCATGACAATCCTCTATTGGAATATTTGATTACAAAGGCAAGAACAAGAAATATCACGAGCACCATACAAAAAAAAGTGTCGCCATTACTGAACACAGATACCAAAATCATGTTAAAAGCACTCCGTTCTAACCAAGTTTTATGGATAGCACCTGATCAAAAGTACAATGGTCAAGGCAGTATTGATGTTCCTTTTTTTAACAAGCCTGCGCCAACCAATCCTGGCATAACAAAACTTGCGAAACTAGGGCATGCCAAAGTCATTCCTTGTTTTACCCGAAGAAACGGCGTCCGCTATGAAATGTATTTTCATGCGCCGCTAGAAAACTTTCCTTCTGGAAATGACTATGAAGACATTCTAAGGCTCCACAAACTCTACGAAGATGAGATTCGTCAAAACCCTTCTCAATATCTCTGGGTGCATAATCGTTGGAGCTTGTAG
- a CDS encoding FkbM family methyltransferase yields the protein MSLKNFFKKSHVEVESYLDLLFLYAKDCVMLQIGANDGQLCDPIRKYVLLNKVKGVLLEPQIEVFKNLKENYQSVEGLNFVNKALSGTNGITSLYSVDDFLVRQYSDLSGVASFSRGHVSKEIKSNMHKLSFENAKTIDDYVVKTDVETITYSSLIKEYLINNLDLLMIDAEGFDYESVMLFPFDEVKPKAVLFEDKHIGKAKRTQLKSYLKDLGYIAYHARNDVLFVLEY from the coding sequence TTGAGTTTAAAAAACTTTTTTAAAAAATCACATGTGGAAGTAGAAAGTTACTTAGATTTACTTTTTTTGTATGCGAAAGATTGTGTGATGCTCCAAATTGGAGCTAATGATGGGCAATTGTGTGACCCGATTAGAAAGTATGTTTTATTAAATAAAGTTAAAGGGGTGCTGTTGGAACCCCAGATTGAGGTTTTTAAAAATCTGAAAGAGAACTATCAGTCGGTTGAAGGCTTAAATTTTGTTAATAAGGCATTGTCTGGCACAAACGGTATTACAAGTTTATATTCCGTAGACGACTTTTTGGTGCGGCAATATTCAGATTTATCGGGCGTGGCTTCTTTTTCAAGAGGGCATGTTTCAAAAGAAATCAAATCTAATATGCATAAGCTAAGTTTTGAGAATGCTAAAACAATAGATGACTATGTAGTAAAGACCGATGTTGAAACAATAACCTATTCTAGCTTAATTAAAGAATATTTGATTAATAACCTTGATTTATTGATGATAGATGCAGAAGGCTTTGATTATGAGTCAGTTATGCTGTTTCCATTTGATGAAGTTAAGCCTAAAGCAGTTTTGTTTGAAGATAAACATATAGGAAAGGCAAAGAGAACTCAATTAAAATCATACCTAAAAGATTTAGGCTATATTGCATATCATGCAAGAAATGACGTGCTGTTTGTTTTGGAATATTAA
- a CDS encoding tyrosine-protein phosphatase, translating into MHQLNTKWGRFLAYFEAWIVDHEILRLFYRNFHKVGHDAYRSNHPSPAFVKKLAKKYHVKTILNIRGNNRSSFNGDDFSGQYKLELEACQKYGIELLTTRFSSRDAPRVEEVLSLKEQLTKIEYPVLFHCKSGADRAGLVSALYLHFHENVPIESAVKELTLWKGHIKWAETGILDFFFQSYIDFHKTHPEIEFETWLTDVYDYEQLAKSFKANKVGKFIVNKILHRE; encoded by the coding sequence ATGCATCAATTAAATACGAAATGGGGTAGATTTCTCGCTTACTTTGAAGCTTGGATAGTCGACCACGAAATCCTTCGTCTCTTCTATCGAAATTTTCATAAAGTGGGTCATGACGCATACCGCAGCAACCACCCTTCCCCTGCTTTCGTCAAAAAGCTCGCGAAAAAGTACCACGTTAAAACCATCCTTAACATTCGAGGAAACAACCGCTCTAGCTTTAATGGAGATGATTTCTCAGGGCAGTACAAACTGGAACTAGAAGCCTGCCAGAAATACGGCATAGAACTTCTCACAACCCGCTTTTCTTCTAGAGATGCACCAAGAGTTGAAGAAGTACTTTCTTTGAAAGAGCAATTAACGAAAATTGAGTATCCTGTACTCTTCCATTGTAAGTCAGGTGCTGACCGTGCGGGTCTGGTCAGCGCACTCTATTTGCACTTCCACGAAAACGTACCCATTGAGTCTGCAGTTAAAGAATTAACTCTTTGGAAAGGTCATATTAAATGGGCTGAAACAGGAATTTTAGATTTCTTTTTCCAGAGCTATATTGATTTCCATAAGACTCATCCTGAGATTGAGTTTGAAACGTGGCTGACCGATGTTTACGACTATGAACAACTTGCAAAGTCTTTCAAAGCAAACAAAGTTGGAAAGTTCATCGTCAACAAAATCCTGCACCGGGAATAG